The following proteins are encoded in a genomic region of Terriglobales bacterium:
- a CDS encoding methylmalonyl-CoA mutase family protein, whose translation MVDSARSESLKPASQPELRELYTEEDLSQSQWNYDEQAGFPGQYPFTRGIQPTMYRGRLWTMRQYAGMGDAEESNRRYKYLLAHGTMGLSVAFDLPTQIGYDSDDPMALGEVGKVGVAIDSIEDMERLFDGIDLEKISTSMTINATAIILLALYVAVAKRRGANPRKLSGTVQNDVLKEYIARGTYIYPPLHAMRIIIDIFAFANEHLPEWNPISISGYHMREAGCTAVQEVAFTLGNGIAYVQAALDAGLDLDRFAPRLSFFFNAHNNFLEEVAKFRAARRMWARIMRERFRAKNPRSWMLRFHTQTAGSTLTAQQPEVNIVRTAIQALASVLGGTQSLHTNGYDEALAIPTEEAARIALRTQQIIAYESGAAQTIDPFAGSYAIESLTDEIESRASDYIEKIGSLGGMIKAIEQGFVQQEIQNAAYDVQKKIDHGDVVVVGVNRFAIEDEKAIPIQRIDEALERKQVERVRALRAGRDANQWRIAMNRLKDSASSGANLVPAVIEAVEKKCTVGEISNQLREVFGEHRETVVI comes from the coding sequence ATGGTTGATTCTGCGCGATCGGAAAGCCTCAAGCCGGCTTCTCAACCCGAACTGCGCGAACTCTATACCGAAGAAGACCTCTCGCAATCGCAGTGGAATTACGACGAGCAGGCTGGTTTTCCTGGTCAGTATCCATTCACTCGAGGCATTCAGCCCACGATGTATCGCGGACGCCTCTGGACCATGCGCCAGTATGCAGGCATGGGAGATGCGGAAGAGTCGAATCGCCGTTACAAATACCTGCTTGCGCACGGCACCATGGGGCTCTCTGTCGCCTTCGATCTGCCGACCCAAATCGGATATGACTCAGATGATCCCATGGCCTTGGGTGAAGTCGGCAAAGTCGGAGTAGCTATTGATTCCATCGAAGACATGGAGCGGCTTTTCGACGGCATTGATCTGGAGAAAATTTCCACGTCGATGACCATCAATGCCACGGCCATCATTCTGCTGGCGCTGTATGTTGCCGTGGCGAAGCGAAGGGGCGCGAATCCCCGTAAGCTGTCGGGTACGGTGCAAAACGATGTGCTGAAGGAGTACATCGCGCGCGGGACGTACATTTATCCCCCACTGCACGCGATGCGGATCATTATTGACATCTTCGCCTTCGCCAATGAGCATCTGCCGGAATGGAATCCAATCTCGATCTCCGGCTACCACATGCGAGAGGCCGGCTGCACCGCTGTGCAGGAAGTAGCGTTTACGCTTGGGAACGGTATTGCTTACGTGCAGGCCGCTCTTGATGCTGGACTCGACTTGGACCGCTTTGCTCCGCGACTCTCATTCTTCTTCAACGCCCACAACAATTTCCTGGAAGAAGTTGCAAAGTTTCGCGCTGCGCGACGGATGTGGGCTCGCATTATGCGCGAACGTTTTCGGGCGAAGAACCCCAGGTCGTGGATGCTTCGGTTCCACACTCAGACTGCCGGCTCAACGCTCACTGCCCAGCAACCTGAAGTCAACATCGTGAGAACCGCGATTCAGGCACTCGCATCCGTGTTGGGCGGCACGCAGTCACTTCATACCAATGGATACGATGAAGCGCTGGCGATTCCCACTGAAGAGGCGGCGCGCATTGCGCTCCGCACTCAGCAGATCATCGCCTACGAATCAGGCGCAGCACAGACCATTGATCCATTCGCCGGATCGTATGCGATTGAGAGCCTCACGGACGAAATCGAGAGTCGAGCCAGCGACTACATCGAGAAAATCGGTTCTCTGGGAGGCATGATCAAGGCCATCGAACAAGGATTCGTGCAGCAGGAGATCCAGAACGCAGCTTACGACGTCCAAAAGAAGATTGATCACGGCGATGTGGTCGTCGTTGGTGTGAACCGCTTCGCGATTGAGGACGAAAAGGCAATTCCAATCCAGCGGATCGACGAAGCGCTGGAGCGCAAGCAGGTGGAGCGAGTGCGGGCACTGCGGGCCGGCAGGGACGCCAACCAGTGGCGAATCGCCATGAATCGCCTGAAAGACAGTGCTTCAAGCGGTGCCAATCTTGTTCCCGCAGTGATCGAGGCAGTGGAAAAAAAGTGCACAGTTGGCGAGATATCCAATCAATTACGTGAAGTATTTGGAGAGCACCGCGAGACTGTCGTCATCTAA
- a CDS encoding LysR family transcriptional regulator, whose translation MDLDQLNSFLEVAKHSSFSKAAERCFRTQPAISSQIRALEEEVGAKLFDRSGAKVTLTMAGKAFQTYAEEALRSLKSVKMTIAEMERTPRGEIVVGANEATCLYILPEVFGDFKRQYPKVSVSIQRAETTTTLESVIDQTVDFGVVSMPVKDARLAALPIHHDELVLITSPGHPLAQLAHARLEEIAKYPLVLPKLGRTRDAIDDVFQEAQLKPHVSMELDSSELLKRFVAADVGIGFVARSNISDEVRAGTLVALNFIDPPIARDLALVYRKDKTLSRAARAFMDIAVHRKAVKKLAHS comes from the coding sequence ATGGATCTCGACCAACTCAACTCCTTCCTGGAAGTCGCTAAGCACTCCAGCTTTTCCAAAGCTGCCGAGCGCTGTTTTCGGACTCAGCCCGCCATTTCATCGCAGATTCGCGCTCTCGAAGAGGAAGTGGGAGCCAAGTTGTTCGACCGCTCGGGCGCCAAGGTTACGCTTACCATGGCCGGAAAAGCATTTCAGACGTACGCCGAAGAAGCGCTCCGATCATTGAAGTCCGTGAAGATGACCATTGCGGAAATGGAGCGCACGCCACGTGGAGAAATCGTTGTCGGGGCCAACGAAGCCACCTGTCTCTACATTCTGCCCGAGGTCTTTGGCGACTTTAAACGCCAGTACCCCAAGGTTTCCGTCAGCATTCAACGCGCGGAGACCACTACGACGCTGGAGTCCGTGATTGACCAGACGGTGGACTTCGGCGTTGTCTCGATGCCCGTGAAGGATGCTCGGCTAGCAGCCCTTCCCATACACCACGATGAACTGGTCCTCATTACTTCTCCCGGACATCCTCTGGCGCAGCTTGCACACGCACGCCTCGAGGAAATCGCCAAGTATCCATTGGTTCTCCCAAAGTTAGGACGCACGCGCGACGCGATTGATGACGTCTTTCAGGAAGCTCAGCTCAAACCTCATGTATCAATGGAACTCGATTCCAGTGAGCTGCTCAAGCGGTTCGTGGCCGCCGACGTGGGCATTGGCTTTGTAGCACGATCGAATATCTCCGACGAGGTCCGAGCCGGAACGCTTGTGGCCCTGAACTTCATCGATCCTCCGATCGCCCGAGACTTGGCGCTGGTTTATCGCAAGGACAAGACGCTGAGCCGCGCTGCTCGCGCCTTCATGGACATTGCGGTACATAGAAAAGCCGTAAAGAAATTGGCCCACTCCTAA